In Rhineura floridana isolate rRhiFlo1 chromosome 22, rRhiFlo1.hap2, whole genome shotgun sequence, a single genomic region encodes these proteins:
- the SLC39A1 gene encoding zinc transporter ZIP1, giving the protein MATQLGSETQLEHMVWEPYAPVMTLSSTTGLEAKLGSLALLLLVTLLCGLLPLWLFRRPGAATSSSATRRKVLSLVSCFAGGVFLATCLLDLIPDYLAGINEAFDDLRVTLRFPLQEFILAMGFFLVLVLEQIVLAYKDQSASLEESQALLGSAAHNSASVQDQSWPDVPLPQQLPRERPHVHVDFNAHSAIRSVVLLLALSLHSVFEGLAVGLQEDGVQALEICLALLIHKGAIAFSLSLKLLQGHLRPRVVAACLVLFAIMSPLGIGLGVVLTETPTATLHRLSRSVLEGLATGTFVYITFLEILPHELNSSEQRILKVIILLAGFALVTSILFIKI; this is encoded by the exons ATGGCCACTCAGCTGGGGTCTGAGACCCAGCTGGAACATATGGTGTGGGAGCCTTACGCCCCcgtgatgacactcagctccacGACGGGTTTAGAGGCGAAGCTGGGCTCCCTGGCGCTGTTGCTGCTGGTGACCCTCTTATGTGGGCTCCTTCCCCTGTGGCTCTTCCGTCGGCCTGGAGCTGCAACCAGCTCGTCAG CTACTCGCAGGAAAGTTTTAAGCTTAGTGAGCTGCTTTGCGGGCGGCGTCTTCCTGGCTACTTGTCTCCTGGACTTGATCCCTGACTACCTCGCCGGCATTAATGAGGCCTTCGACGACTTGAGAGTCACG CTCCGTTTCCCCTTGCAGGAGTTCATCTTGGCCATGGGCTTCTTCTTGGTCCTCGTTCTGGAGCAGATCGTGTTGGCCTACAAGGACCAGTCCGCCTCCCTGGAAGAGAGCCAGGCCCTCCTTGGCTCCGCTGCGCACAACTCCGCCTCTGTCCAGGACCAGAGCTGGCCTGATGTCCCGCTGCCCCAACAGCTTCCCCGGGAGCGCCCCCACGTCCACGTGGATTTCAACGCCCACTCGGCCATCCGCTCCGTCGTCCTCCTGCTGGCTCTCTCGCTCCACTCCGTCTTTGAGGGGCTCGCCGTGGGGCTGCAGGAGGACGGGGTCCAAGCCCTGGAAATCTGCTTGGCCCTGCTGATCCACAAGGGAGCCATTGCCTTCAGCCTCAGCCTCAAGCTCCTCCAGGGCCACCTGCGCCCCCGAGTTGTGGCGGCATGCTTGGTCCTCTTCGCCATCATGTCCCCGCTTGGTATCGGGTTGGGCGTGGTGCTGACAGAGACCCCCACGGCCACCCTGCACCGCCTCTCCCGCAGCGTGCTGGAAGGCCTAGCCACTGGCACCTTTGTCTACATCACCTTCTTGGAGATCCTGCCCCACGAGCTCAACTCCTCTGAGCAGCGCATCCTCAAAGTCATCATCCTCCTGGCTGGGTTTGCGCTAgtcaccagcatcctgttcattaAGATctga